A genomic window from Lycium barbarum isolate Lr01 chromosome 4, ASM1917538v2, whole genome shotgun sequence includes:
- the LOC132636203 gene encoding G-type lectin S-receptor-like serine/threonine-protein kinase SD2-5, translating to MGSWRSLYLVIIFQFVIFVPETLASVQNKGRLNLGFKGSQMTWIDNNGLILVSNSSKFAFGFNPTKDVTSFLLVVIHVSSSTIIWSANRDSPVKNSDNFMFDKTGNAYLQSEGSTIWSTNTASKGVSVMELRDSGNLILLGNDGTTTIWESFSHPVDTLLSNQNFTQGMKLVSSPNNNNLSYSLEFKSGDMVLSASFKPPQPYWTMGKDERRTINQVGEGVTTAILDGNSWKIYDQKGVLLWQFIFPDNKDANATRLAVLGEDGYISFSTLQDGSIVASPTRIPQDECSRPTSCDPLFICYSGNRCQCPSALPSCKPETDSFCSKPKDHVELVEAGDKLGYSALEFVSPSAKTDLNGCKASCLGNCSCAAMFFDSSSGNCFMFDQIGSLQGSISGAGFKSYIKVSASQENRDSGGGGKGRLPIILGIVISTALVILGLIYGGIRCQRRKNKLPDSAKASSEEDNFLEGLSGMPIRFSYKDLQNATNNFSIKLGQGGFGSVYQGVLPDGSRLAVKKLEGIGQGKKEFRAEVSIIGSIHHLHLVRLRGFCAEGTHRLLAYEYMANGSLEKWLFKKNKEFMLDWDTRFNIAVGTAKGLAYLHEDCDVKIVHCDIKPENVLLDDHFLAKVSDFGLAKLMTREQSHVFTTMRGTRGYLAPEWITNYAISEKSDVFSYGMVLLEIIGGRKNYDPSESSEKSHFPSYAFKMMEKGKLTDLIDRNLKVDEEDERVSIAIKVALWCIQDDMSLRPSMAKVVQMLERLCHVPSPPTTSQMGTRLFSGFLKSLSGDGTSSGTSGPSDCNSDAYLSAVRLSGPR from the coding sequence atggGGTCTTGGAGATCCCTCTATCTAGTGATCATTTTCCAGTTTGTTATATTTGTGCCTGAGACTTTAGCTAGTGTTCAGAATAAAGGCAGACTCAATCTTGGGTTTAAAGGGTCTCAAATGACCTGGATAGACAATAATGGGTTAATTCTTGTTTCCAACAGTTCCAAATTTGCATTTGGATTTAACCCTACTAAAGATGTTACCTCGTTCCTTCTTGTGGTCATCCATGTGAGTAGCTCTACCATCATTTGGTCTGCTAACAGAGACTCCCCGGTTAAGAATTCTGATAACTTTATGTTTGATAAAACTGGAAATGCCTACTTGCAAAGTGAGGGATCAACAATTTGGTCTACTAATACTGCTAGCAAAGGAGTTTCTGTCATGGAATTGAGGGACTCAGGGAATCTAATTTTGCTTGGGAATGATGGTACTACTACTATTTGGGAAAGCTTCAGCCATCCTGTTGATACTCTCCTGTCAAACCAGAATTTCACTCAAGGAATGAAGCTTGTAAGCAGTCCAAACAACAATAACTTGagctattcacttgaatttaagTCTGGGGATATGGTTCTTTCTGCAAGTTTCAAGCCTCCACAGCCTTATTGGACTATGGGGAAAGATGAGAGAAGGACCATTAACCAAGTTGGAGAAGGTGTCACTACTGCAATTCTTGATGGAAATTCTTGGAAAATTTATGATCAAAAGGGAGTTTTGCTTTGGCAGTTCATTTTCCCTGATAATAAAGATGCAAACGCCACTCGGTTGGCTGTTCTTGGAGAAGATGGTTACATCAGTTTTAGCACTCTTCAAGATGGCTCCATCGTTGCCTCTCCGACAAGAATTCCACAAGATGAATGCAGCAGGCCAACCTCTTGTGATCCATTATTCATTTGTTATAGCGGCAACAGGTGCCAGTGCCCATCAGCCCTTCCATCTTGCAAGCCTGAGACTGATTCCTTTTGTAGTAAACCAAAAGATCATGTGGAGCTTGTAGAGGCTGGGGATAAACTTGGCTATTCTGCACTTGAGTTTGTTTCTCCCTCTGCTAAAACTGATTTAAATGGTTGCAAAGCTTCTTGCCTTGGCAATTGCTCATGCGCTGCCATGTTCTTTGATAGCAGTTCAGGGAATTGTTTTATGTTTGACCAAATAGGAAGTTTACAAGGTTCGATTAGTGGAGCTGGTTTCAAGTCCTACATTAAAGTTTCAGCTAGCCAGGAGAATAGGGATAGCGGTGGAGGTGGGAAGGGAAGATTACCTATTATATTAGGTATAGTCATTTCTACAGCTCTTGTCATTCTTGGTCTAATTTACGGAGGTATTCGCTGTCAAAGGAGAAAGAACAAGTTACCGGATTCTGCAAAGGCGAGCTCAGAAGAAGACAATTTCTTGGAGGGCCTATCGGGGATGCCAATTCGTTTTAGCTACAAAGATCTTCAGAATGCAACTAATAACTTCTCAATAAAACTTGGGCAAGGAGGGTTTGGTTCAGTATACCAAGGGGTTCTTCCAGATGGGAGTAGACTTGCTGTGAAGAAATTGGAAGGCATTGGGCAGGGAAAGAAAGAATTTCGAGCAGAAGTTAGTATCATAGGCAGCATCCATCATCTTCATCTGGTGAGACTGAGAGGCTTTTGTGCTGAAGGAACACACAGGCTTCTGGCTTATGAGTACATGGCAAATGGGTCTTTAGAGAAATGGCTTTTTAAGAAGAACAAGGAATTTATGTTGGACTGGGATACGAGGTTTAATATCGCAGTTGGTACAGCAAAAGGCCTAGCGTACCTCCACGAGGACTGTGATGTAAAAATTGTGCATTGCGACATCAAACCTGAAAATGTACTTCTTGATGATCATTTCCTCGCCAAGGTCTCAGATTTTGGCCTTGCTAAGTTGATGACCCGAGAGCAGAGTCATGTTTTCACTACTATGAGGGGTACAAGAGGTTATCTTGCACCAGAATGGATCACAAATTATGCCATATCAGAGAAAAGTGATGTTTTTAGTTATGGGATGGTTTTACTTGAGATAATTGGAGGTCGTAAGAATTATGATCCTTCAGAAAGTTCGGAGAAATCCCATTTTCCCTCATATGCCTTTAAGATGATGGAAAAGGGGAAATTGACAGACCTTATTGATAGGAACTTGAAAGTTGATGAAGAGGATGAAAGGGTTTCCATAGCAATTAAGGTTGCTTTGTGGTGTATACAGGATGACATGTCCCTCAGGCCATCCATGGCTAAGGTTGTGCAAATGCTGGAAAGGCTCTGCCATGTCCCTTCACCGCCAACTACTTCTCAAATGGGGACACGACTTTTTTCAGGTTTCTTGAAATCACTAAGTGGGGATGGTACTTCATCCGGCACCTCTGGGCCATCCGATTGCAACAGTGATGCCTATCTTTCTGCTGTTCGGCTCTCAGGTCCAAGATAG